CCAACGGCGCGACTCGACGACATAATTCTCTGGGTTCAGGACATGCGCAAGCGGAACGAAGAATATCTCATCCACCTCGCCCGGTTCGGCGACTGGTTCAAAACTGGCTTCAAGGATCGCAACAACCGGCGTGACCGAAAAGGACGTCACGGTTTCATGAGTCGGCAGATGACCCAGAATACTGGGTAGTTCTGGCGGAAGACCAATTTCTTCCTGTGCTTCGCGCAAAGCTGTCGCAGTAACGTCGATGTCCCCCTCATCCTGTTTTCCACCCGGAAAGGCGATCTGGCCCGGATGGTGTTTCAACGCCGAAGAGCGTTTGGTCAGGATCAATCGCGGTGCGTCTCCGGTCACAGAAACAGGCACTAACACGCCCGCAGGGCGCAGTTTGCGCCCCGCTGGCAGCACCGTTTCCGGGTTCAGATCAAAGTCACTGGACCCGGACCCATCACGGCTCAGCGCCTCGGTCAGGTCTGTGATCAGATCACGCGCCATCCGGGCCTTCGGCCTCGAAC
The Ruegeria sp. SCSIO 43209 genome window above contains:
- a CDS encoding CoA pyrophosphatase yields the protein MARDLITDLTEALSRDGSGSSDFDLNPETVLPAGRKLRPAGVLVPVSVTGDAPRLILTKRSSALKHHPGQIAFPGGKQDEGDIDVTATALREAQEEIGLPPELPSILGHLPTHETVTSFSVTPVVAILEASFEPVAEPGEVDEIFFVPLAHVLNPENYVVESRRWRGQRRYYYAVPYGPYYIWGATARMLRGLAARMSE